In one Bacteroidota bacterium genomic region, the following are encoded:
- a CDS encoding four helix bundle protein, with product MENINDKQFTFFRFEDLRVYHKSMDYALWVKQVSNSFSNLANIDLANKFNTAALSIAINIAEGSARNKSQFVYYLKMAKSVLRECLVYGSLACSLELITEEEEMHSRNQLMEMTKMIGALISSLQRSAVKVEDESESDYDFDANSY from the coding sequence ATGGAGAATATTAACGACAAACAATTTACATTTTTCAGGTTCGAAGATTTGCGTGTATACCATAAATCGATGGATTATGCTTTGTGGGTGAAACAAGTAAGCAATTCATTTTCCAATCTAGCAAATATTGACTTAGCCAATAAGTTTAATACCGCGGCATTATCAATTGCAATAAACATAGCCGAAGGATCTGCCAGAAATAAAAGCCAGTTTGTTTATTATTTAAAAATGGCTAAAAGTGTTCTGCGCGAGTGCCTTGTATATGGCTCTCTTGCATGTAGTTTGGAACTTATTACAGAAGAGGAGGAAATGCATTCAAGAAACCAACTCATGGAAATGACCAAAATGATCGGTGCACTCATTTCTTCACTTCAACGAAGTGCAGTAAAGGTTGAAGATGAATCTGAATCGGATTATGATTTTGATGCAAATTCCTATTAA
- a CDS encoding DUF1015 family protein: protein MAILKAFKGIRPVADKAQAIASRPYDVLNREEARIEAGNNKYSYLHVIKPEIDLPDDIDLHSEAVYNKGKENFFKLMEEKVLVQDDKEYLYIYAQTMNGKTQYGLVGAAGVDDYMNNVIKKHELTRPDKEEDRMNHVRTSGMNYEPVFFSYPAVKEIDDIVAEVVKNKAVYDFTSDDGFGHHFWVIRDQNQIDLILKAFTKLPATYVADGHHRTAAAALVGNERKRNNANHTGTEEYNYFLAVHFPDNQLTIIDYNRVVKDLNGLSADEFIEKLKGAFKIEAKGTEIYKPKSLHNFSMYLKGQWYSLTAKEGTYDDNDPIGVLDVTILTNQVLAPYLDITDLRRSQRIDFVGGIRGLSELKRRVDNGEMEVAFALYPVSMQQLINIADSGNIMPPKTTWFEPKLRSGLIIHALD, encoded by the coding sequence ATGGCGATTTTAAAAGCATTTAAAGGAATCAGGCCTGTTGCTGATAAAGCTCAGGCAATTGCTTCTCGTCCCTATGATGTGCTTAACAGGGAAGAAGCCAGAATTGAAGCAGGTAATAATAAATATTCATATTTACATGTGATAAAACCCGAAATTGACCTTCCGGATGATATCGATTTACATAGTGAAGCTGTTTATAATAAAGGAAAAGAGAATTTCTTTAAGCTAATGGAAGAAAAGGTTCTTGTACAGGATGATAAGGAATACCTTTACATCTATGCTCAAACCATGAACGGAAAAACCCAGTACGGATTGGTAGGTGCTGCAGGAGTTGACGACTATATGAATAATGTCATAAAAAAACATGAATTAACACGTCCGGATAAAGAAGAAGACAGAATGAATCATGTTCGCACAAGTGGCATGAACTATGAACCTGTATTTTTTTCTTATCCTGCCGTAAAAGAGATTGATGATATTGTTGCTGAAGTAGTTAAGAATAAAGCCGTATACGATTTTACCAGTGATGACGGATTTGGTCATCATTTTTGGGTCATACGTGATCAAAACCAAATTGATCTGATTCTTAAAGCGTTTACCAAGCTTCCGGCCACTTATGTAGCGGATGGGCATCATAGGACCGCTGCAGCTGCACTTGTTGGCAATGAGCGTAAAAGAAACAATGCTAATCACACCGGCACCGAAGAATATAATTATTTCCTGGCTGTCCACTTCCCTGATAATCAATTGACGATTATTGATTATAACCGTGTTGTGAAAGATTTGAATGGCTTAAGTGCAGATGAGTTTATTGAAAAACTTAAAGGTGCGTTCAAAATTGAAGCGAAAGGAACAGAAATTTATAAACCGAAATCATTGCATAATTTTTCCATGTATTTAAAAGGTCAATGGTATTCGTTAACTGCTAAAGAAGGAACTTATGACGATAATGATCCAATCGGTGTTCTGGACGTTACCATTCTGACCAATCAGGTACTCGCTCCTTATTTAGATATCACAGATTTGCGCAGATCTCAACGTATTGATTTCGTTGGTGGGATCAGAGGACTTAGTGAATTGAAAAGAAGAGTTGATAATGGAGAAATGGAAGTCGCTTTTGCCTTGTATCCGGTTTCAATGCAACAATTGATCAATATTGCTGATTCAGGAAATATCATGCCACCAAAAACAACCTGGTTTGAACCCAAATTAAGAAGCGGTTTAATTATCCATGCACTCGACTAA
- a CDS encoding MarR family transcriptional regulator gives MENTSIIYEFLKKTNTPLKGGEISELTSLDKKVVDQALKSLLKEGKIHSPKRCYYSAK, from the coding sequence ATGGAAAATACCAGCATAATTTATGAATTTTTAAAAAAAACAAACACTCCACTCAAAGGAGGTGAAATTTCAGAACTAACATCTCTTGATAAAAAAGTAGTTGATCAAGCTTTAAAATCTTTGTTGAAGGAAGGGAAAATTCATTCCCCAAAAAGATGTTATTACAGCGCGAAGTAG
- a CDS encoding YggS family pyridoxal phosphate-dependent enzyme: MSIKNEIQKFKNILPKNVNLIAVSKTKPNEDILEAYGAGQLHFGENKAQEMSEKYAPLPHDIKWHFIGHLQTNKVKYIIPFAHLIHSIDSIKLLGEVNKHAYKNQLIVDCLLQFHIATEETKFGLDLKEAQSILACDYFKTLLNIRIVGIMGMATLTDDKEMIRKEFRYLKNCFDELKEEFYPNTTSFKEISMGMTDDYQIAIEEGSTMVRIGSAIFGARNY, translated from the coding sequence ATGAGTATTAAAAACGAAATTCAAAAATTCAAAAATATACTCCCCAAAAATGTTAATTTAATTGCTGTTTCTAAAACGAAGCCTAATGAAGATATTTTAGAAGCATACGGAGCAGGGCAATTACATTTTGGAGAAAACAAAGCTCAGGAAATGAGCGAAAAATACGCCCCCCTACCTCATGACATAAAATGGCATTTCATTGGTCACCTTCAAACTAATAAAGTTAAGTACATAATCCCTTTTGCTCATCTGATTCATTCGATCGACAGTATAAAACTTTTAGGTGAGGTTAATAAGCACGCATACAAAAATCAGCTAATTGTTGATTGTTTATTGCAATTTCACATTGCCACTGAAGAAACAAAATTCGGTCTTGACCTCAAAGAGGCACAATCCATTTTAGCTTGTGATTATTTTAAAACCCTATTGAATATTAGAATTGTAGGGATTATGGGAATGGCCACTTTAACTGATGACAAAGAAATGATCAGAAAGGAATTCAGGTATCTTAAGAATTGTTTTGATGAATTAAAAGAGGAATTTTATCCAAATACCACTTCGTTCAAAGAAATTTCAATGGGTATGACGGATGACTACCAGATTGCAATCGAAGAAGGAAGCACGATGGTTAGGATTGGAAGTGCAATTTTCGGAGCACGCAATTATTAA
- a CDS encoding galactokinase — protein MMDPSKLITQFDNYFEKDKYLPKVFFAPGRVNLIGEHTDYNGGKVFPMAIDAGTYMVIRANSSDKINFASTNYEFNASVQVDNLKKIKDGVWVNYPLGIVNEFVKNGVEIKGFDVLYSGNIPPAAGLSSSASIEMVTAFALNEIFSAEYDRMELVKLCKKSENEFIGVNCGIMDMFAVGFGKENNAIALDCATLEFNYAPLELNNLQLIVSNTNKERGLADSKYNERVSECNQAVQIVRRSKEINNLSELSLKDFREIEHLFSNPVIKRRAYHIVSENYRVEESLKALKNNDLNMFGNLLNASHVSLRDNYEVTGLELDSLVNASLEVEGVIGSRMTGAGFGGCTISLVDKDCLDDFYKKVTKEYKFKTGRTPLFYLFKPSEGVRELPID, from the coding sequence ATGATGGATCCATCAAAGCTAATAACTCAATTCGATAATTATTTTGAAAAAGATAAATATCTTCCAAAAGTTTTTTTTGCTCCCGGCAGGGTAAATTTAATCGGTGAACACACAGATTATAATGGAGGTAAAGTTTTTCCAATGGCCATTGATGCCGGTACTTATATGGTAATACGTGCAAACTCATCCGATAAAATCAATTTTGCGTCAACCAATTATGAATTTAATGCAAGTGTTCAAGTTGACAATCTAAAAAAGATAAAAGATGGTGTTTGGGTTAATTATCCCCTTGGAATTGTAAATGAGTTTGTAAAAAATGGGGTTGAGATCAAGGGTTTTGACGTTTTATATTCAGGTAATATTCCGCCCGCAGCAGGACTTTCTTCATCGGCATCTATTGAAATGGTAACCGCTTTTGCTCTAAATGAGATTTTTAGTGCCGAATATGATCGAATGGAATTAGTGAAATTATGCAAAAAATCGGAAAATGAATTTATTGGGGTGAATTGTGGAATCATGGATATGTTTGCTGTTGGATTTGGAAAAGAAAACAATGCTATTGCCTTAGATTGTGCCACCTTAGAATTTAACTATGCGCCATTAGAATTGAACAATCTTCAATTGATAGTTTCTAATACAAATAAGGAACGGGGACTTGCCGATTCAAAATATAATGAACGAGTGAGCGAATGTAATCAGGCCGTGCAGATTGTTAGGAGATCGAAAGAAATTAACAATTTGAGCGAGTTGAGTTTAAAGGACTTTAGAGAAATTGAGCATCTTTTCTCAAATCCGGTGATCAAACGCAGGGCTTATCACATCGTCAGTGAAAACTATCGGGTTGAAGAATCATTAAAGGCTTTAAAAAATAATGATCTTAACATGTTCGGGAATTTGTTAAACGCATCGCATGTTTCCTTACGAGATAATTATGAGGTTACAGGTTTGGAACTGGATAGTTTGGTTAATGCCTCCTTAGAAGTTGAGGGTGTCATTGGCAGTCGAATGACCGGTGCCGGATTTGGAGGATGCACCATCAGTCTGGTCGATAAAGATTGTCTGGATGATTTTTACAAAAAAGTGACTAAAGAATATAAATTTAAAACCGGTAGAACACCACTTTTTTATTTATTTAAACCATCGGAAGGGGTAAGGGAGCTACCAATTGATTAA
- a CDS encoding erythromycin esterase family protein: MLKSSIKLVMVIFVLFSISCNYKTPVWTKGNNTGIDIDGLSDVEKLNLALSDILVHLPENPSEWTDEQLRCLDVFHNKGIVGLGEATHGTSEFFKAKHRIFKYLVENHGFKVFVMEADFGESLLINNAIWEGRTTDIKGLMTEHMHFWTWYTEEVQTLLEWMSNYNKGRPEEDRMIYMGNDCQINNKNSQLVIDYLNQTNKALYDKSIITLNSLKTTSYSNQSEAVYLSLISSIEKLEVNFNDYKDLLIAESSLHEFNLYARIITVMKQVMLYHYNKTFKFLDYRDLYMAENTIWIRNYFNHAKSVVWAHNMHVARNANYTNGNGGTMGNEIGLLANDYANLGFSFTNGWFTSSSYNAGLMSFELKSPPYNSLNDVFSRTHKTFFVEMDRLNANDQWNKYFNRGSNFVSIGSMFSSSWIPSYYTSPFSVSYYNYMIHIDKSSPSKILQ, translated from the coding sequence ATGTTAAAATCTAGCATAAAATTAGTAATGGTTATTTTTGTTTTATTCTCAATTTCATGCAATTATAAAACTCCCGTTTGGACCAAAGGCAATAACACAGGAATAGATATTGATGGGTTAAGCGATGTTGAAAAGCTTAATTTAGCCTTATCTGATATTTTAGTACACTTACCTGAGAATCCGTCTGAATGGACCGATGAACAATTAAGATGTTTAGATGTATTTCACAACAAAGGTATAGTTGGATTGGGCGAAGCTACACATGGAACTTCTGAGTTTTTTAAAGCCAAACATCGGATATTCAAATATCTGGTCGAAAACCATGGGTTTAAAGTTTTTGTAATGGAAGCAGATTTTGGTGAATCTTTACTGATAAATAATGCTATATGGGAAGGTCGGACTACCGATATTAAAGGATTAATGACTGAACATATGCATTTTTGGACTTGGTACACTGAAGAAGTACAAACTTTATTAGAGTGGATGAGTAATTATAACAAAGGAAGACCAGAAGAAGATCGTATGATCTATATGGGGAACGATTGTCAAATAAATAATAAAAATTCGCAATTGGTAATTGACTACTTAAATCAAACCAATAAGGCATTATATGACAAGAGCATTATTACACTGAACTCACTTAAAACTACATCCTATTCCAATCAATCTGAAGCTGTTTATTTGTCCTTAATCTCTAGTATTGAAAAACTAGAAGTTAATTTTAATGATTATAAGGATTTATTAATAGCAGAGAGTAGTTTGCATGAGTTTAACCTTTATGCAAGAATAATAACAGTTATGAAACAAGTTATGCTTTATCATTATAATAAAACTTTTAAATTTCTAGATTATCGAGATCTTTACATGGCCGAGAACACCATATGGATAAGAAACTATTTCAATCATGCAAAATCGGTAGTATGGGCACACAATATGCATGTCGCAAGAAATGCTAATTATACAAATGGGAATGGTGGAACGATGGGTAATGAAATCGGTCTCTTAGCGAATGATTATGCTAATCTGGGTTTTAGCTTTACAAATGGATGGTTTACTTCCAGCTCATACAATGCTGGACTAATGAGCTTTGAATTAAAATCCCCACCATATAATTCATTGAATGATGTTTTTTCCAGGACACACAAAACTTTTTTTGTTGAAATGGATAGGCTCAACGCAAATGATCAATGGAATAAATATTTTAACCGGGGAAGTAATTTTGTGAGTATTGGTTCCATGTTTTCTTCTTCTTGGATTCCAAGTTATTATACTTCGCCATTTAGTGTGTCTTATTATAATTATATGATACATATTGATAAGTCAAGTCCTTCAAAAATTTTACAATGA
- a CDS encoding GIY-YIG nuclease family protein: MYYIYVIRSTIDSRLYKGITNDLDRRIKEHDTGKNRSTKAYRPWELVYFEKVNSKAEARNREKFFKSGIGRDFLKRKLDP, translated from the coding sequence ATGTATTACATTTATGTAATAAGGAGTACAATTGATTCCAGACTGTATAAAGGAATCACAAATGATCTGGACAGACGGATCAAAGAACATGATACTGGAAAAAACAGATCGACCAAAGCTTACAGACCTTGGGAACTGGTTTATTTTGAAAAAGTGAACTCAAAAGCTGAAGCCAGAAATCGAGAAAAGTTTTTCAAATCTGGTATTGGAAGAGATTTTTTAAAAAGAAAATTGGACCCGTAG
- a CDS encoding amidase, giving the protein MKKYLLFTAFVFITSLNSCNYLNMNKESKSDTFILEEATIADIHKAFRNGSLTTEKLVNLYIARIQKYDQTTGLNSIILINPKAIEIARALDKEFQETGKLRPLHGIPMIVKDNYNTQGLQTTAGSLTLKGFEPKEDAFQIKAVKSAGAIVLAKSNMAEWAFSPMVTISSIAGETLNPYNLKHVPAGSSGGTAASVAANFGAVGFGTDTGNSIRGPGSHNSLVGFRSTLGLTSREGIAPLYLRNDVGGPLARTVTDATRILEVIAGYDPNDPITKHSQGKIPENYQQFLVPDGLKGARIGILRELSEKDPNPEIKALFEQAIEDLKRLGAEIIDPVEIPGFDTLRRNQWCSMFKEDVNNYLASLGDNVPVKNLEEIIASGKYAPYIEGNLLYHQDADPDDAGHECSDPYSDSRRIAFRKAIEDVMDANQLGAMIYPTWNNPPALVGDFEGYKGDNSQIIAPHTGQPAFTIPMGFSSGNLPAGLQFLGRMYDEPTLIKYCFAYEQGTMHRKAPELFPAILE; this is encoded by the coding sequence ATGAAAAAATACCTTCTCTTTACCGCATTTGTATTTATAACATCCTTAAATTCATGTAACTATCTTAATATGAATAAAGAATCGAAATCGGATACTTTTATTCTTGAAGAAGCAACCATTGCAGATATCCACAAGGCTTTTAGAAATGGCAGCTTAACTACCGAAAAACTGGTCAATTTATATATTGCACGAATTCAAAAATACGATCAAACAACAGGTTTGAATTCCATCATTTTAATCAATCCAAAGGCCATTGAAATTGCCAGAGCATTGGATAAAGAATTCCAGGAAACCGGTAAATTAAGACCATTGCACGGAATCCCTATGATTGTAAAAGACAATTACAATACCCAAGGCTTACAAACAACTGCAGGATCATTGACTTTAAAAGGATTCGAACCCAAAGAAGATGCATTTCAAATTAAGGCCGTAAAATCTGCGGGAGCCATTGTTTTAGCAAAATCGAATATGGCCGAATGGGCATTCAGTCCCATGGTGACAATCAGTTCAATTGCCGGAGAAACTTTAAACCCTTATAATTTAAAACATGTTCCTGCGGGTTCGAGTGGTGGAACTGCCGCCTCAGTTGCCGCTAATTTTGGTGCCGTAGGTTTCGGTACCGATACCGGAAATTCTATCCGGGGCCCGGGATCTCATAATTCACTTGTTGGCTTCCGTTCAACTTTGGGTTTGACAAGTCGGGAAGGAATAGCTCCACTATATTTAAGAAATGATGTTGGAGGCCCTTTAGCCCGAACCGTTACTGATGCTACCCGAATTTTAGAAGTTATAGCAGGCTATGACCCCAATGATCCAATCACCAAACATTCACAGGGAAAAATTCCCGAGAACTACCAGCAGTTTTTGGTTCCTGATGGATTAAAGGGAGCACGAATTGGAATTTTGAGAGAGTTAAGCGAAAAAGATCCCAATCCTGAAATTAAAGCTCTTTTTGAACAGGCTATTGAAGATTTGAAGAGATTAGGTGCAGAAATCATTGATCCGGTTGAAATTCCGGGTTTTGATACACTTCGCCGAAATCAATGGTGTTCAATGTTTAAGGAGGACGTCAACAACTATCTTGCCTCATTGGGCGACAATGTTCCTGTTAAAAATTTAGAGGAAATTATTGCCTCCGGAAAATATGCTCCTTATATCGAGGGGAATTTATTATATCATCAAGATGCCGACCCTGATGATGCCGGACATGAATGTTCCGATCCTTATTCCGATTCGCGAAGAATTGCATTCAGAAAAGCAATCGAGGATGTAATGGATGCAAATCAATTAGGAGCAATGATTTATCCGACATGGAACAATCCGCCTGCCTTGGTTGGCGATTTTGAAGGATATAAAGGTGATAACAGCCAAATCATTGCTCCACATACAGGACAACCTGCTTTTACCATTCCGATGGGATTTTCGAGCGGAAACCTGCCTGCAGGATTGCAATTTTTAGGTCGAATGTACGACGAACCCACGCTCATAAAATATTGTTTTGCCTATGAGCAAGGAACCATGCATCGAAAAGCACCTGAATTATTTCCAGCAATACTGGAGTAA
- a CDS encoding YkgJ family cysteine cluster protein: MDKLIGEWQAGKDHKSELNKKLIVKISKLKAGDINRLAHDFHADTIKKIDCLACANCCTTIPPIVNETDVGRISKFLGIKTARFTHEYLTTDEDGDQVMKKVPCVFLGADNKCAIYKVRPKACREYPHTDQLQFMKNLNLHLVNAGYCPIVYQILEKFKVNL, translated from the coding sequence ATGGACAAGCTGATAGGGGAGTGGCAGGCAGGAAAAGATCACAAATCGGAACTGAACAAAAAGCTGATTGTTAAAATTTCAAAACTGAAGGCCGGGGATATCAACCGGCTTGCACATGATTTTCACGCAGATACAATCAAAAAAATAGATTGTTTGGCTTGTGCCAATTGCTGCACCACCATTCCTCCCATTGTGAACGAAACGGATGTCGGAAGGATTTCAAAATTCCTTGGAATAAAAACTGCCCGATTTACGCATGAATATTTAACTACCGATGAAGATGGGGATCAGGTGATGAAAAAAGTACCTTGTGTTTTTCTTGGTGCAGATAATAAATGTGCTATTTATAAAGTCAGGCCAAAAGCCTGTCGTGAATATCCGCATACCGATCAGTTGCAGTTCATGAAAAACCTAAACCTGCATTTAGTAAATGCCGGATATTGCCCTATTGTTTATCAAATACTAGAAAAATTTAAAGTAAACCTTTAG
- a CDS encoding arginine deiminase: MKNGNLGVNVNSEIGKLEAVIIHSMGSEVENMTPENAERALYSDILNLSVAQDEYSDFRGVLRKNAEVYEVKDLLKEVLEDETVKNELLAKVCSSCKHSNIVEDIYGQSPSQLAKILIEGVVLNRDNLTRFLSNQRFAVRPLHNFFFTRDSSIAIQNEILVGHMASPVREREAQIMETIFKNSKIFNTKIFEIENKLNTNDIKIEGGDVLVGDKDLLVIGISARTSTQGIDKIIKNFKLRKIDKHIIVQELPADRESFIHLDMVFTFLNYDECMVYEPVIMQPNRFRTIHIQIENGKVKIKEEKNILECLKKIGRDMKPIYCGGTADLWTQEREQWHSGANFFALAPGKVIGYSRNVYTIEDMNKNGYEVIPAADIINNRANIDDYKKCVITIEGSELSRGGGGARCMTMPVRRKDL, translated from the coding sequence ATGAAAAATGGGAACCTTGGCGTAAATGTTAATTCGGAAATCGGGAAACTTGAGGCAGTGATCATCCACAGCATGGGCAGTGAGGTTGAAAATATGACACCCGAAAATGCTGAACGTGCTTTGTACAGCGATATATTAAACCTTTCGGTTGCACAGGATGAATATTCCGATTTCAGAGGGGTACTGCGAAAAAATGCAGAAGTATACGAGGTTAAGGATTTATTAAAAGAAGTGCTGGAAGATGAAACGGTTAAAAATGAATTGCTTGCCAAAGTGTGCAGTTCGTGTAAACATTCAAATATCGTTGAAGATATTTATGGCCAAAGCCCTTCACAGCTTGCAAAAATATTAATTGAGGGTGTGGTACTGAACCGCGATAACCTTACCCGTTTTCTGAGCAACCAACGATTTGCAGTGCGCCCCCTGCATAATTTTTTCTTTACCCGCGATTCGTCCATTGCCATTCAAAATGAAATACTGGTCGGTCATATGGCCAGTCCGGTTCGCGAACGTGAGGCGCAAATCATGGAAACCATTTTTAAAAACTCTAAAATATTTAACACTAAAATTTTCGAAATTGAGAATAAACTCAACACCAACGACATTAAGATTGAAGGCGGCGATGTACTTGTTGGAGATAAAGATTTACTGGTAATTGGCATCAGTGCCCGAACTTCAACACAGGGCATCGACAAGATTATAAAGAATTTCAAACTCCGAAAAATCGATAAACACATCATTGTTCAGGAATTGCCTGCCGATCGCGAATCATTTATTCACCTCGATATGGTTTTTACCTTTTTAAATTATGACGAATGCATGGTTTATGAGCCAGTAATTATGCAACCCAATCGTTTCCGGACCATCCATATTCAAATTGAAAACGGGAAAGTAAAAATCAAGGAAGAAAAGAATATACTCGAATGCCTGAAAAAAATTGGCCGCGACATGAAGCCCATTTATTGTGGCGGAACTGCCGATCTGTGGACCCAGGAACGGGAGCAATGGCACAGCGGTGCTAACTTTTTCGCATTGGCCCCGGGTAAAGTAATCGGCTATAGCCGTAATGTTTATACCATCGAAGATATGAACAAAAACGGTTATGAAGTGATACCTGCTGCCGACATTATAAACAACAGGGCCAATATCGATGATTATAAAAAATGTGTGATTACCATCGAAGGTTCCGAACTTTCACGCGGGGGTGGCGGTGCCCGTTGCATGACCATGCCGGTTCGACGAAAGGACTTATAA
- a CDS encoding hemolysin family protein yields the protein MILLLSYLFLALFVSFLCSIMESVLLSTPNSFLIVKEDNGNSWAKAFLELKNNIDKPLSAILSLNTVAHTVGAAGVGAQAIVLFGDQYFGLVSAILTILILVLTEIIPKTIGTRYWRSLAKLASIVIKIMIVITYPLVVISAIITKSISKNQQEQTTSREEIAALASIGTDEGVFTEKEHKIIQNLLKLKNLKVTEIMTPRVVVAVADENLSLAAFLKNKDYLKFSRIPIYSEDDENITGYVFRQTVFEKLAEDQHELKLRDIKRDIVIVPGSIVLFTLWEKLLEKKEHIALIVDEYGGLDGIVTMEDIIETLLGLEIIDEKDTVTDMQKFARERWKARQTKYDMLDQLKNQDK from the coding sequence ATGATACTTCTTCTATCTTATCTTTTCCTCGCTTTATTCGTTTCATTTCTATGTTCTATAATGGAATCCGTGCTTCTTTCTACACCGAATTCATTTCTGATTGTTAAAGAAGATAACGGTAACTCCTGGGCAAAAGCCTTTTTAGAACTCAAAAACAACATCGACAAACCGCTATCGGCCATACTTTCGTTGAACACGGTTGCCCATACGGTTGGAGCAGCCGGTGTAGGTGCCCAAGCCATCGTACTATTTGGAGATCAATACTTCGGGTTAGTATCCGCCATACTTACCATTCTGATCTTGGTCCTTACCGAAATCATTCCCAAAACAATTGGTACCAGGTATTGGAGAAGCTTGGCAAAACTTGCTTCCATTGTTATCAAAATTATGATTGTGATAACTTATCCTCTTGTTGTTATTTCAGCTATAATTACTAAATCCATTTCCAAGAATCAGCAGGAACAAACAACGAGTCGGGAGGAAATCGCTGCACTTGCAAGCATTGGAACAGACGAAGGGGTTTTTACGGAAAAAGAGCATAAGATAATCCAGAATCTACTCAAATTGAAAAATTTGAAGGTAACAGAAATAATGACACCAAGGGTTGTTGTTGCTGTCGCCGACGAGAATCTCTCACTTGCCGCCTTTTTAAAGAATAAGGACTACCTGAAATTTTCACGTATACCCATTTACTCCGAAGATGACGAGAACATAACGGGTTATGTTTTCAGACAAACGGTTTTTGAAAAACTAGCCGAGGACCAACACGAACTAAAACTTAGGGACATCAAGAGAGACATCGTTATTGTTCCCGGTTCCATCGTCCTTTTTACCCTATGGGAGAAACTGCTTGAAAAAAAAGAGCATATCGCATTAATAGTAGATGAATATGGTGGTTTAGACGGTATAGTAACTATGGAAGACATCATTGAAACATTACTGGGATTAGAAATTATTGACGAAAAGGACACTGTAACGGACATGCAAAAGTTTGCACGCGAGAGATGGAAAGCTCGTCAGACCAAATATGATATGTTGGACCAATTAAAGAACCAGGATAAATAA